One window from the genome of Pseudomonadota bacterium encodes:
- a CDS encoding dihydrodipicolinate synthase family protein gives MQEFKGIFTILPLPFTEDYKINEEELYRAVDWAVKAGSQGIIATGSAAEFSHLTRDERRWLMESTLKQIRKHDGIKAMAMTAAAATFETIEYTAYAKDLGYDAALIVPPYYWKVNESEVFRHYKMISEAVDIPVVIYHNVTTSKFSISVDFAERLSTIPNIAGIKEMSTDLTFLQSLYERLGAKLNILQTFRAYLYALLLGASGGAITAFALPACVRITELLKEGNIPQAVKVQQILNGLFKGSGESSGVLGKLKVATGIASGLNFGPPRPPYNAPSAQDVETLRATYDRLNEAMK, from the coding sequence ATGCAAGAGTTTAAGGGTATTTTTACAATTCTTCCGCTTCCATTTACGGAAGACTATAAGATCAACGAAGAGGAGCTCTATCGTGCGGTAGATTGGGCGGTCAAAGCGGGAAGCCAGGGGATAATCGCCACCGGGTCGGCAGCGGAGTTTTCACATCTGACCCGTGATGAGAGAAGGTGGCTCATGGAGAGCACCTTGAAGCAGATCAGGAAGCACGACGGTATAAAGGCAATGGCCATGACTGCTGCTGCTGCCACCTTTGAAACCATCGAGTACACCGCATATGCAAAGGATCTTGGGTACGATGCAGCCCTGATTGTGCCCCCGTACTATTGGAAGGTCAATGAGTCGGAGGTTTTCCGGCATTACAAGATGATCTCCGAAGCGGTAGATATACCGGTTGTCATCTACCACAACGTTACGACCTCGAAATTCAGCATTTCCGTCGATTTCGCGGAGCGTCTCTCTACAATCCCCAATATCGCGGGAATCAAAGAGATGAGCACAGACCTCACATTTCTGCAATCCCTGTATGAGAGGCTTGGTGCAAAACTGAACATTCTCCAGACCTTTCGGGCCTATTTGTACGCCCTGTTGCTCGGGGCCTCGGGAGGGGCGATCACGGCCTTTGCCCTGCCGGCTTGCGTCCGTATCACGGAACTCTTGAAGGAGGGAAACATACCTCAAGCCGTGAAGGTCCAGCAGATTCTCAACGGACTCTTCAAAGGCTCAGGGGAAAGCTCAGGGGTACTGGGCAAACTGAAGGTGGCTACCGGAATAGCGAGCGGCCTTAACTTCGGTCCCCCGCGACCGCCCTACAACGCGCCATCAGCCCAGGATGTTGAAACCCTGCGGGCGACGTATGACAGGCTTAACGAGGCTATGAAATAG
- a CDS encoding aldehyde dehydrogenase family protein, producing MALLEEVNKHYGKLKLFIDGRWVEPETGKYFETTNPATGEVIAEAPVASPGEVDKTIASAQEAFKKWRNVPFRDRVKLVFNLRDTFGRHHEELARILVQDHGCAIDEGRGTISRCMENIEAAGSAMYSLFKGEHVDQLANGIDCYLIREPMGVFMIITPGNIPMHAWSSFVPYALACGCTVIVKPSRQCPVSADAMFKMLDETGFPPGVANLLHMGPERELNKRIISDPRVKGVGLIGSTRVSKELFELCGKYGKRSSLNGNGKNYIVIMPDSSLDNAVQYILRGCFGMTGQRCLGSDNVAVIGDNARYEELKEKLIIASKAMKMGYGLDETVELGPLTTDNGKRQVLDFIESGLKAGAKLLLDGREAKVPGYEKGYFVGPTVFEGVTPDMYIAREEAFGPMCNLIRATDLDQAIGWINGTNYGHSACIVTESGKAARKFIRECEVGNIGVNAGIPQPYAFFGLGSKKDSFFGNSKSRMDSVKLFLDEKTVTVRWV from the coding sequence ATGGCCTTGTTGGAAGAAGTAAACAAACATTACGGTAAGTTGAAATTATTCATAGACGGTAGATGGGTGGAGCCGGAGACCGGCAAATATTTCGAAACCACCAACCCCGCAACCGGAGAGGTAATAGCGGAAGCCCCCGTGGCATCCCCAGGTGAGGTCGATAAGACCATCGCTTCAGCCCAGGAGGCTTTTAAGAAGTGGAGAAACGTACCTTTCAGGGACAGGGTGAAGCTCGTCTTCAACCTCAGGGACACCTTCGGCAGACACCACGAAGAACTCGCCAGGATCCTCGTCCAGGACCACGGATGTGCCATAGACGAGGGCAGGGGGACCATATCACGGTGCATGGAGAATATTGAAGCCGCAGGGAGCGCCATGTACAGCCTCTTCAAGGGCGAACACGTGGATCAGCTCGCCAACGGCATCGACTGCTACCTGATACGGGAGCCGATGGGCGTATTCATGATCATTACACCGGGAAACATCCCCATGCACGCATGGTCGTCCTTCGTCCCTTACGCCCTGGCCTGCGGGTGCACGGTTATCGTAAAACCGAGCCGCCAGTGTCCCGTATCGGCAGATGCCATGTTCAAGATGCTCGATGAGACGGGTTTTCCTCCTGGTGTCGCTAACCTGCTCCACATGGGACCGGAGAGAGAGCTCAATAAGCGTATCATATCTGATCCGAGGGTCAAAGGTGTGGGCCTCATCGGATCGACCAGGGTAAGTAAGGAACTTTTTGAATTGTGCGGAAAATATGGCAAGAGGTCCTCTCTTAACGGCAACGGCAAGAACTACATCGTGATCATGCCTGACAGCAGTCTGGATAATGCAGTGCAGTATATACTCCGCGGGTGCTTCGGCATGACCGGTCAGCGTTGCCTCGGATCGGACAACGTGGCGGTCATAGGGGACAACGCTCGATACGAAGAACTGAAAGAGAAACTGATCATAGCTTCAAAGGCAATGAAGATGGGCTATGGTCTCGATGAGACCGTTGAGCTTGGCCCCCTGACCACCGACAACGGGAAAAGGCAGGTGCTTGATTTTATTGAGTCCGGCCTTAAGGCTGGTGCGAAACTCCTCCTTGACGGACGGGAGGCAAAGGTTCCCGGATATGAGAAGGGCTATTTCGTTGGTCCCACAGTCTTCGAAGGGGTAACCCCTGACATGTATATTGCCCGGGAAGAGGCCTTTGGTCCCATGTGCAACCTTATAAGGGCTACGGACCTTGATCAGGCGATAGGATGGATCAACGGGACGAACTACGGCCACTCTGCCTGCATTGTGACAGAGAGCGGAAAAGCTGCCCGTAAGTTCATCAGGGAGTGTGAAGTGGGCAACATAGGGGTAAATGCCGGTATCCCGCAGCCCTATGCCTTCTTCGGCCTTGGCTCAAAAAAGGATTCCTTCTTCGGCAACTCGAAATCGAGGATGGATTCGGTGAAGCTGTTCCTCGATGAGAAGACAGTGACGGTGAGGTGGGTGTGA
- a CDS encoding flavin reductase family protein, producing the protein MSKQKERGKVCVDFSDLDWRGAHALLTSLVVPRPIALVSTVGKTGGFNVAPFSFYGAMGCKPALVYIGIGARRRKRERKDTIRNIKSTREFVISAVDDSLTDKMNQCGADYPYGVSEFEEVGLTPVKADLVAAPMVLESPINMECKVLRIMTFGKFPDSVDVVIGELLRVHIERDLLKDGVVDSRKLKTIARLGEGFYCTTEHVFELKEPDGTLG; encoded by the coding sequence ATGTCTAAGCAAAAGGAACGAGGGAAAGTGTGTGTTGATTTTTCCGACCTGGATTGGCGGGGGGCACATGCATTATTGACGAGTCTTGTGGTCCCGCGCCCGATTGCACTTGTCTCGACCGTGGGCAAAACCGGAGGGTTTAACGTGGCGCCCTTCAGCTTCTATGGCGCGATGGGCTGCAAGCCCGCCTTGGTTTACATCGGAATTGGGGCGAGGAGAAGAAAGCGGGAGCGGAAGGATACTATTCGAAACATCAAATCTACGAGGGAGTTCGTCATCAGTGCGGTTGATGATAGCCTCACAGACAAGATGAACCAATGCGGTGCAGACTATCCCTACGGCGTTTCCGAGTTCGAGGAAGTGGGGCTGACTCCCGTAAAGGCCGACCTGGTGGCAGCCCCCATGGTTCTGGAATCACCAATCAACATGGAATGCAAGGTACTCAGGATAATGACCTTTGGAAAGTTTCCCGACTCCGTCGACGTGGTGATCGGGGAACTGCTCCGGGTCCACATAGAGCGTGACCTATTAAAAGACGGTGTTGTGGACAGTCGCAAACTGAAGACAATTGCCCGTCTCGGGGAGGGATTTTATTGCACCACAGAGCACGTTTTTGAGCTTAAGGAACCCGACGGAACCCTGGGTTGA